In the Streptomyces sp. f51 genome, one interval contains:
- a CDS encoding MarR family transcriptional regulator, producing MTTRWLSAAEQRAWRSYISATSLLADAIDRRLQAEAGMPHLYYSILSRLSEAPDRRLRMTDLAEALKITRSRLTYAVARLEKDGTVAREGCPTDRRGHMAVLTDEGMSLLERVAPAHVETVRTAVFDHLTPEQVGQLEEICGTITRAIQSGDPGAPGEDLPWRRRSCSS from the coding sequence ATGACGACCCGCTGGCTCTCCGCCGCCGAACAGCGCGCCTGGCGCTCGTACATCTCCGCGACCTCCCTCCTGGCGGACGCCATCGACCGCCGGCTCCAGGCGGAGGCGGGGATGCCCCACCTTTACTACTCCATCCTCTCCAGGTTGTCCGAGGCGCCGGACCGGCGGCTGCGGATGACCGACCTCGCCGAGGCCCTGAAGATCACCCGGAGCCGCCTGACGTACGCGGTGGCACGCCTGGAGAAGGACGGAACCGTCGCCCGCGAGGGCTGCCCCACGGACCGGCGCGGGCACATGGCCGTCCTCACCGACGAGGGCATGTCCCTCCTGGAGCGGGTGGCGCCCGCGCACGTCGAGACGGTACGGACGGCCGTCTTCGACCATCTGACCCCCGAGCAGGTGGGCCAGCTGGAGGAGATCTGCGGGACCATCACCCGGGCCATCCAGAGCGGGGATCCCGGGGCTCCCGGGGAAGATCTGCCGTGGCGGCGGCGTTCCTGCTCCTCGTGA
- the ribA gene encoding GTP cyclohydrolase II — MRDHPDATVRTRVRVPLRFGDGYSVDAELVTFEGLQDGKEHLAVVLGEPGANPLVRLHSECLTGDVFGSARCDCGPQLREAVEQIADRGGVLLYLRQEGRGIGLYNKLDAYALQDQGLDTYAANAALGLPEDGRDYTAAAQMLRALGIGSLDLLSNNPDKAEQLRDLGITVSHRVPTGVFTTAHNVRYLRAKVLQTQHTLPLPELTDRTELTAG, encoded by the coding sequence ATGCGCGACCACCCCGACGCCACCGTGCGCACCCGCGTCCGCGTACCCCTGCGCTTCGGCGACGGGTACTCCGTCGACGCCGAACTCGTCACCTTCGAAGGTCTTCAGGACGGCAAGGAGCACCTGGCCGTCGTCCTCGGCGAGCCCGGCGCGAACCCGCTGGTGCGGCTGCACTCCGAGTGCCTGACCGGCGACGTGTTCGGCTCGGCCCGCTGCGACTGCGGCCCCCAGCTGCGCGAGGCCGTCGAACAGATCGCCGACCGCGGCGGCGTCCTGCTGTACCTGCGCCAGGAGGGCCGCGGCATCGGCCTCTACAACAAGCTCGACGCCTACGCCCTCCAGGACCAGGGCCTGGACACCTACGCCGCCAACGCGGCCCTCGGACTGCCCGAGGACGGCCGCGACTACACGGCGGCCGCCCAGATGCTCCGGGCCCTCGGCATCGGCTCCCTCGACCTGCTCTCCAACAACCCGGACAAGGCCGAGCAGCTCCGCGACCTCGGCATCACGGTCTCCCACCGGGTGCCGACGGGCGTCTTCACCACCGCCCACAACGTCCGCTATCTGCGCGCCAAGGTCCTCCAGACCCAGCACACGCTGCCGCTGCCGGAACTCACGGACCGCACGGAACTCACGGCGGGCTGA
- a CDS encoding amino acid permease: protein MTDDARVSGLSDEERLAQLGYTQVLARRMSAFSNYAVSFTIISVLSGCLTLYQFGMNTGGPAVIVWGWVAVGLMTLFVGLAMAEICSAYPTSAGLYFWAHRLAPERSRAAWAWFTGWFNVLGQVAVTAGIDFGAALFLGAYLNLQFDFGVTPGRTILLFSAILILHGLLNTFGVGIVALLNSISVWWHVVGVAVIVGALTFAPDHHQSAGFVFTKFVNNTGWGSGIYVVLVGLLMAQYTFTGYDASAHMTEETHDASTAGPKGIVRSIWTSWIAGFVLLLGFTFAIQSYDKELGSATGAPPAQILLDALGATAGKLLLLVVIGAQLFCGMASVTANSRMIYAFSRDGALPFSSVWHTVHPRTRTPVAAVWLAALGALVLGLPYLINYAAYAAVTSIAVIGLYVAYVIPTLLRVRKGDAFERGPWHLGRWSRPIGVVAVVWVAVITVLFMLPQVSPVTWETFNYAPVAVLVVLGFAAAWWLASARHWFLNPGHERTIAREAARKGAPEPVDP from the coding sequence ATGACAGATGACGCCAGAGTGAGTGGGCTGTCGGACGAAGAGCGGCTGGCCCAGCTCGGCTACACGCAGGTTCTCGCCCGCCGCATGTCGGCGTTCTCCAACTACGCGGTCTCCTTCACCATCATCTCGGTCCTGTCGGGCTGTCTGACGCTGTACCAGTTCGGCATGAACACCGGCGGTCCCGCCGTGATCGTCTGGGGCTGGGTCGCGGTCGGACTCATGACCCTGTTCGTCGGACTGGCGATGGCCGAGATCTGTTCGGCCTATCCGACGTCCGCCGGGCTGTACTTCTGGGCGCACCGGCTCGCCCCGGAGCGCAGCAGGGCGGCCTGGGCCTGGTTCACCGGCTGGTTCAACGTCCTCGGGCAGGTCGCGGTGACCGCCGGCATCGACTTCGGCGCGGCGCTGTTCCTCGGCGCCTACCTGAACCTCCAGTTCGACTTCGGGGTGACGCCGGGCCGCACGATCCTCCTGTTCAGCGCCATCCTGATCCTGCACGGTCTCCTCAACACCTTCGGGGTGGGGATCGTGGCCCTGCTCAACAGCATCAGCGTGTGGTGGCACGTCGTCGGTGTCGCCGTCATCGTCGGCGCGCTGACGTTCGCGCCCGACCACCACCAGTCGGCCGGCTTCGTGTTCACGAAGTTCGTGAACAACACGGGCTGGGGCAGCGGGATCTACGTCGTCCTGGTCGGACTGCTCATGGCCCAGTACACGTTCACCGGGTACGACGCCTCCGCCCATATGACGGAGGAGACCCACGACGCCTCCACCGCCGGGCCCAAGGGCATCGTGCGCTCCATCTGGACCTCGTGGATCGCCGGATTCGTCCTGCTCCTCGGCTTCACCTTCGCCATCCAGTCGTACGACAAGGAGCTGGGCTCGGCGACGGGCGCGCCCCCGGCGCAGATCCTGCTGGACGCGCTCGGCGCCACGGCGGGCAAGCTCCTGCTGCTCGTCGTGATCGGCGCCCAGCTGTTCTGCGGCATGGCGTCCGTGACCGCCAACAGCCGCATGATCTACGCCTTCTCGCGTGACGGCGCACTGCCGTTCTCCTCGGTGTGGCACACGGTGCACCCGCGCACGCGGACCCCCGTCGCGGCCGTCTGGCTGGCCGCGCTGGGCGCCCTCGTGCTCGGCCTGCCGTACCTCATCAACTACGCGGCCTACGCGGCCGTGACGTCGATCGCGGTCATCGGCCTGTACGTCGCCTACGTCATCCCGACCCTGCTGCGGGTGCGCAAGGGCGACGCCTTCGAGCGCGGGCCCTGGCACCTGGGCCGCTGGTCCCGTCCCATCGGGGTCGTCGCGGTCGTCTGGGTGGCCGTCATCACGGTCCTGTTCATGCTGCCCCAGGTCTCCCCGGTCACCTGGGAGACGTTCAACTACGCCCCGGTCGCGGTCCTCGTGGTCCTCGGCTTCGCCGCCGCCTGGTGGCTTGCCTCGGCCCGGCACTGGTTCCTCAACCCCGGGCACGAGCGCACCATCGCCCGTGAGGCCGCCCGCAAGGGTGCGCCCGAACCGGTCGATCCCTGA
- a CDS encoding VCBS repeat-containing protein produces MQSSSSGIAAGPGGSAVKIGRTGADDWGIRRITSGPDGVPVVTQVKPLPKPPVPVQGISLDQGRLVVTDDSRDGYRDDYVRTVAATGAPSYGERSEFSPYAETVSIAPCPTTDVACSEIHGTADGRIAWLEHSSATNDLIRVNGPKNNDLWERSVPAGGRITDVSGRYVLYTTADQQYVYALDNAGAPALTRPTGAAALSGDILWTAGSTPGTLTAYDLTARRTTETLTTDADCVPTELQALGRWIYWTCDGRAGVYDRTVKKSVAVPAGEAKLGDGYVVTHDRAAGKLTLTTVAGGSAESRVIGDLPDTGISQRDVRWTVDESGANAAYVDDQERVHLVPSGVDEQSLRLLAPARNTPSVKAHEVDTVPDTLTTLLLSKPAAKWTVTARNRATGKTYQDNRDDGPARGEVNVGWFGADPSYPGDSFAPDGSYDWTVTVTPADGVGAPLQVRGTVRLKGGSPVRHDHVGSEGDPDGTGDLLTLNSSGGLTFQQGDGKGGFAGKVTGGGWSTKALAVPFGDLNGDRCNDVLVRMSDGSLRGYRPACGTAPTPSTSYKALGTGWNAYNVLTSPGDLTGDRRPDLLARKASTGDLYLFAAKSDGTLAAGRKIRAAWTGYTKIVGAGDLNGDGIGDVLARDKAGTLYRYNGTGTGLLKDRVKVFSGWGASYDAIVGVGDITGDGKSDLVERDTSGNVYRNAGTGTGSFGARVKIVGGWQGYKGLF; encoded by the coding sequence ATGCAGTCCTCGAGCTCGGGGATCGCGGCCGGCCCCGGCGGCTCGGCCGTGAAGATCGGCCGCACGGGCGCCGACGACTGGGGCATCCGGCGCATCACCTCCGGCCCGGACGGCGTCCCCGTCGTCACGCAGGTCAAGCCGCTGCCCAAGCCGCCCGTCCCCGTCCAGGGAATCTCCCTCGACCAGGGCCGTCTCGTCGTCACGGACGACAGCCGGGACGGGTACCGGGACGACTACGTACGGACCGTCGCCGCGACCGGCGCCCCCTCCTACGGCGAGCGGTCCGAGTTCTCGCCCTACGCGGAGACCGTGTCCATCGCCCCCTGCCCGACGACGGACGTGGCCTGCTCCGAGATCCACGGGACGGCCGACGGCCGGATCGCCTGGCTGGAGCACTCCTCGGCGACGAACGACCTGATCCGGGTCAACGGGCCGAAGAACAACGACCTCTGGGAGCGGTCCGTGCCCGCGGGCGGGCGGATCACCGACGTCTCGGGCCGGTACGTGCTCTACACGACCGCGGACCAGCAGTACGTGTACGCGCTCGACAACGCGGGCGCCCCGGCCCTCACCCGCCCCACCGGCGCCGCCGCCCTGTCCGGGGACATCCTCTGGACGGCGGGTTCCACGCCCGGCACCCTCACCGCGTACGACCTGACCGCGCGGCGGACGACCGAGACCCTCACCACCGACGCCGACTGCGTCCCCACCGAGCTCCAGGCCCTGGGACGCTGGATCTACTGGACCTGCGACGGCAGGGCCGGTGTCTACGACCGTACGGTGAAGAAGTCCGTCGCCGTGCCCGCGGGCGAGGCGAAGCTCGGGGACGGATACGTCGTCACGCATGACAGGGCGGCCGGGAAGCTGACGCTCACGACGGTCGCGGGCGGCAGTGCCGAGAGCCGGGTCATCGGCGACCTGCCCGACACCGGGATCTCGCAGCGGGACGTGCGCTGGACGGTCGACGAGTCCGGCGCGAACGCCGCGTACGTGGACGACCAGGAGCGCGTGCACCTCGTGCCGTCCGGGGTCGACGAGCAGTCGCTGCGGCTGCTGGCGCCCGCTCGGAACACGCCGTCCGTCAAGGCGCACGAGGTCGACACCGTCCCGGACACCCTGACCACCCTGCTGCTGTCGAAGCCGGCCGCGAAGTGGACGGTGACCGCGCGCAACCGCGCCACCGGCAAGACCTACCAGGACAACCGCGACGACGGTCCCGCGCGCGGTGAAGTGAACGTCGGCTGGTTCGGCGCCGATCCGTCGTACCCGGGGGATTCCTTCGCGCCGGACGGTTCCTACGACTGGACCGTCACCGTCACCCCCGCGGACGGCGTCGGCGCCCCGCTCCAGGTGCGCGGCACGGTCCGGCTGAAGGGCGGCAGCCCGGTGCGCCACGACCACGTCGGGTCCGAGGGGGACCCGGACGGCACCGGTGACCTGCTCACCCTCAACTCCTCGGGCGGACTGACCTTCCAGCAGGGCGACGGGAAGGGCGGCTTCGCCGGAAAGGTCACCGGCGGCGGCTGGTCGACCAAGGCGCTCGCGGTGCCGTTCGGCGATCTGAACGGCGACCGCTGCAACGACGTCCTGGTGCGGATGAGCGACGGGTCCCTGCGCGGCTACAGGCCCGCGTGCGGCACGGCGCCGACCCCCTCGACCTCGTACAAGGCGCTCGGCACCGGCTGGAACGCGTACAACGTCCTGACCTCGCCCGGCGACCTGACCGGTGACCGGCGGCCGGATCTGCTCGCGCGGAAGGCCTCGACCGGCGACCTCTACCTGTTCGCCGCGAAGAGCGACGGAACGCTCGCCGCGGGCAGGAAGATCCGTGCGGCCTGGACGGGGTACACGAAGATCGTCGGCGCGGGGGACCTGAACGGCGACGGGATCGGGGACGTGCTCGCGCGGGACAAGGCGGGAACGCTGTACCGCTACAACGGCACCGGGACCGGCCTGTTGAAGGACCGGGTGAAGGTCTTCTCCGGCTGGGGCGCGTCGTACGACGCGATCGTCGGGGTCGGCGACATCACCGGCGACGGGAAGAGCGACCTGGTCGAGCGCGACACCTCGGGGAACGTCTACCGCAACGCCGGTACGGGGACGGGCTCGTTCGGCGCGCGGGTGAAGATCGTCGGCGGCTGGCAGGGCTACAAGGGCCTTTTCTAG
- a CDS encoding DEAD/DEAH box helicase → MSVSSTDHFVVPENDENNDVVEVVEAIETIEAVESDVETAESVPEMTFADLGLPEGVVRKLAQNGVTSPFPIQAATIPDALAGKDILGRGRTGSGKTLSFGLPTLAQLAGGHTEKKKPRAVILTPTRELAMQVADALQPYGDVLGLKMKVVCGGTSMGNQIYALERGVDVLVATPGRLRDIINRGACSLENTQIAVLDEADQMSDLGFLPEVTELLDQIPAGGQRMLFSATMENEISTLVKRYLTNPVTHEVDSAQGNVTTMSHHILIVKPKDKAPVTAAIASRKGRTIIFVRTQLGADRIAEQLRDAGVKADALHGGMTQGARTRTLADFKDGYVNALVATDVAARGIHVDGIDLVLNVDPAGDHKDYLHRSGRTARAGRSGTVVSLSLPHQRRQIFRLMEDAGVDAARHIINSGTAFEPEVAEITGARSMTEVQAQSAGDAAQQAEREVTQLTKELERAQRRAAELRGEADRLVARAARERGEDPEVAVAAAAEAAEQAVVAEAPAVEAPAERPAYEEPRQRRDERGNYERRDNDRGGFRRDDNRGGGFNRDDRGGRSFERRDDNRGGGFRRDDNRGGGFNRDDRGGRSFERRDDNRGGGFRRDDNRGGGFNRDDRGGRSFERRDDNRGGGFRRDDNRGGGFNRDDRGGRSFERRDDNRGGGFNRDDRGGRSFERRDDNRGGHRGSDRPFNRDRQGDRPAGGGFRSGHDRPAARRDDHRATGAGSFRRDEKPRWKRNG, encoded by the coding sequence ATGTCTGTTTCCAGTACTGATCACTTCGTCGTGCCCGAGAACGACGAGAACAACGACGTGGTCGAGGTCGTCGAGGCCATCGAGACCATTGAGGCCGTCGAGTCCGACGTCGAGACCGCCGAGTCCGTCCCCGAGATGACCTTCGCGGACCTGGGTCTGCCCGAGGGCGTCGTCCGCAAGCTCGCGCAGAACGGCGTGACCAGCCCCTTCCCGATCCAGGCGGCGACCATCCCGGACGCCCTGGCCGGCAAGGACATCCTCGGCCGCGGCCGCACCGGCTCCGGCAAGACCCTCTCCTTCGGTCTGCCGACCCTGGCGCAGCTCGCCGGCGGCCACACCGAGAAGAAGAAGCCGCGCGCCGTCATCCTCACGCCGACCCGTGAGCTGGCCATGCAGGTCGCCGACGCGCTCCAGCCCTACGGCGACGTCCTCGGCCTCAAGATGAAGGTCGTCTGCGGCGGTACGTCGATGGGCAACCAGATCTACGCCCTGGAGCGCGGCGTCGACGTCCTCGTCGCCACCCCGGGCCGTCTGCGCGACATCATCAACCGCGGCGCCTGCTCGCTGGAGAACACCCAGATCGCCGTCCTCGACGAGGCCGACCAGATGTCGGACCTGGGCTTCCTGCCCGAGGTCACCGAGCTGCTCGACCAGATCCCGGCCGGCGGCCAGCGCATGCTGTTCTCCGCCACGATGGAGAACGAGATCTCCACGCTGGTCAAGCGCTACCTGACGAACCCGGTCACGCACGAGGTCGACAGCGCCCAGGGCAACGTCACGACCATGTCGCACCACATCCTCATCGTGAAGCCCAAGGACAAGGCGCCGGTCACCGCCGCGATCGCCTCCCGCAAGGGCCGCACGATCATCTTCGTCCGCACCCAGCTGGGCGCCGACCGCATCGCCGAGCAGCTGCGCGACGCCGGTGTGAAGGCCGACGCGCTGCACGGCGGCATGACGCAGGGCGCCCGTACGCGGACGCTGGCCGACTTCAAGGACGGCTACGTCAACGCGCTCGTCGCCACCGACGTCGCCGCCCGCGGTATCCACGTCGACGGCATCGACCTGGTCCTGAACGTGGACCCGGCCGGCGACCACAAGGACTACCTGCACCGCTCCGGCCGTACCGCTCGCGCGGGCCGCTCCGGCACCGTCGTGTCGCTGTCGCTCCCGCACCAGCGCCGCCAGATCTTCCGGCTGATGGAGGACGCGGGCGTCGACGCCGCGCGTCACATCATCAACTCCGGTACGGCCTTCGAGCCCGAGGTCGCCGAGATCACCGGCGCCCGCTCGATGACCGAGGTCCAGGCCCAGTCCGCGGGCGACGCCGCCCAGCAGGCCGAGCGTGAGGTCACGCAGCTCACCAAGGAGCTGGAGCGGGCGCAGCGCCGTGCCGCCGAGCTGCGCGGCGAGGCCGACCGTCTGGTCGCCCGTGCCGCCCGTGAGCGCGGCGAGGACCCGGAGGTGGCCGTCGCGGCCGCCGCCGAGGCCGCCGAGCAGGCCGTCGTCGCCGAGGCGCCGGCCGTGGAGGCCCCGGCCGAGCGTCCCGCGTACGAGGAGCCGCGTCAGCGCCGCGACGAGCGGGGCAACTACGAGCGTCGTGACAACGACCGTGGTGGCTTCCGTCGTGACGACAACCGTGGTGGCGGCTTCAACCGCGATGACCGTGGCGGCCGTTCTTTCGAGCGTCGTGACGACAACCGTGGTGGTGGCTTCCGTCGCGATGACAACCGTGGTGGCGGCTTCAACCGCGATGACCGTGGCGGCCGTTCTTTCGAGCGTCGTGACGACAACCGTGGTGGTGGCTTCCGTCGCGATGACAACCGTGGTGGCGGCTTCAACCGCGATGACCGTGGCGGCCGTTCTTTCGAGCGTCGTGACGACAACCGTGGTGGTGGCTTCCGTCGCGATGACAACCGTGGTGGCGGCTTCAACCGCGATGACCGTGGCGGCCGTTCTTTCGAGCGTCGCGATGACAACCGTGGTGGCGGCTTCAACCGCGATGACCGTGGCGGCCGTTCTTTCGAGCGTCGTGACGACAACCGTGGCGGCCACCGTGGCAGCGACCGTCCCTTCAACCGTGACCGTCAGGGCGACCGTCCCGCGGGCGGTGGCTTCCGCTCCGGCCACGACCGTCCGGCCGCCCGCCGCGACGACCACCGCGCCACCGGCGCCGGTTCGTTCCGTCGCGACGAGAAGCCGCGCTGGAAGCGCAACGGCTGA
- a CDS encoding serine hydrolase domain-containing protein has translation MTRTPSPARPGARARVRKALLCAALLAVTVQTAAVPAFAQGPGPDRRSDCVRTARPLGGEAAQVLAITRKAKADLRLKSVELKVTRGGHEVLTDALGESMTGVPARPDMHFRAGSVVFSYVGTALLQLVQEGRVRLDDTVERWLPTLPKANRITLRMLATNTTGLHDYVTDPAFLAELEAHPFRAWTPNQLLAYPYSHSFWYEPGTNWSYSHANYLLLIQALEKITGTRIDRFLRERVTGPLGLHETRNNFTPNIPRPVLHAFTSERGLYEESTFWNPSWTTAPGAVITTQVCDLARSAQGIGSGRLLSRRSYRTLINPGTVGLGHPTARCPATVCLPQTEAKHFGLGVIVINGWVLQNPSFSGYAAIQAYLPSDRLAIAVNATKTKDTPDGNMAEVVARRIAAALAPQAPLAVG, from the coding sequence ATGACACGCACCCCCTCCCCGGCCCGCCCGGGCGCCCGCGCCCGCGTCCGCAAGGCCCTCCTGTGCGCCGCTCTCCTCGCCGTCACGGTCCAGACCGCCGCCGTACCGGCGTTCGCCCAGGGGCCGGGACCCGATCGAAGAAGCGACTGCGTGAGGACCGCGAGACCTCTCGGCGGCGAGGCCGCCCAGGTCCTCGCCATCACCAGGAAGGCCAAGGCCGACCTGCGGCTGAAATCGGTGGAGCTGAAGGTCACCCGGGGCGGGCACGAGGTCCTCACCGACGCGCTCGGCGAGTCCATGACCGGTGTCCCGGCCCGGCCCGACATGCACTTCCGCGCCGGTTCGGTGGTCTTCTCCTACGTCGGTACGGCCCTGCTGCAACTGGTCCAGGAGGGCAGGGTCCGCCTGGACGACACCGTCGAGCGCTGGCTGCCGACGCTGCCGAAGGCGAACCGGATCACCCTGCGGATGCTGGCCACCAACACGACCGGGCTGCACGACTACGTCACCGACCCGGCGTTCCTGGCCGAGCTGGAGGCGCACCCGTTCCGCGCCTGGACCCCGAACCAGCTGCTCGCGTACCCCTACAGCCATTCGTTCTGGTACGAGCCGGGCACCAACTGGAGCTATTCGCACGCCAATTACCTGCTGCTGATCCAGGCGCTCGAGAAGATCACCGGCACCCGGATCGACAGGTTCCTGCGGGAGCGGGTCACGGGTCCGCTGGGGCTCCACGAGACCCGGAACAACTTCACCCCGAACATCCCGCGCCCGGTCCTGCACGCCTTCACGTCCGAGCGCGGCCTGTACGAGGAGTCCACCTTCTGGAACCCGTCGTGGACCACCGCGCCCGGCGCCGTGATCACCACGCAGGTCTGTGACCTGGCCCGTTCGGCACAGGGCATCGGCAGCGGCCGGCTCCTCTCGCGCCGCTCCTACCGCACCCTGATCAACCCGGGGACGGTCGGACTCGGCCACCCGACCGCCCGGTGCCCCGCCACGGTCTGCCTTCCGCAGACCGAGGCCAAGCATTTCGGGCTCGGCGTCATCGTGATCAACGGCTGGGTCCTCCAGAACCCGTCGTTCTCGGGCTACGCGGCGATCCAGGCGTATCTGCCGTCCGACCGGCTCGCCATCGCCGTCAACGCGACCAAGACCAAGGACACGCCCGACGGCAACATGGCCGAGGTGGTCGCCCGGCGCATCGCGGCGGCGCTCGCCCCGCAGGCCCCGCTGGCGGTCGGCTGA
- a CDS encoding metallopeptidase family protein, producing MLEMTRETFEELVSQALDRIPPELTRVMDNVAVFVEDEPPADDPELLGLYEGTPLTDRGEWYAGVLPDRISIYMGPTLRRCATTDEVVHEVAVTVIHEIAHHFGIDDDRLHELGWG from the coding sequence GTGCTGGAGATGACGCGCGAAACCTTCGAAGAGCTCGTGAGCCAGGCGCTCGACCGGATCCCGCCCGAGCTGACCCGGGTCATGGACAACGTCGCCGTCTTCGTCGAGGACGAGCCTCCGGCGGACGACCCCGAACTGCTGGGCCTCTACGAGGGCACACCGCTCACCGACCGCGGCGAGTGGTACGCCGGCGTGCTCCCCGACCGCATCTCGATCTACATGGGCCCCACCCTGCGCCGGTGCGCGACCACGGACGAGGTCGTCCACGAGGTCGCCGTGACCGTGATCCACGAGATCGCCCACCACTTCGGCATCGACGACGACCGGCTCCACGAACTGGGCTGGGGCTGA
- a CDS encoding metallophosphoesterase translates to MARAPVAAPDTVRRTAHRAGRALRALARRPRRGPGRRKAPALELSARQNPYARAFGLVCVVLLGAWLGLLVVGDVRVPVGPMNTTMTLRPSLTGGTKINISPLGALELNSHEAPLRLDVDVDRLDPERSQALVEHPERLAGLQDEVVRDVEHGTLDLAVRSCIAVVAGASALGLAVYRRPGRALAAGGLALSLLAASGATAFATWNPKSVLEPKYSGLLASAPSLVGDARSIVSEFDVYQKELARLVTNVTKLYDVTSTLPAYEPDPTTIRVLHVSDIHLNPASWKIVASLVKQYAIDVIVDSGDTMDHGSAAENSFLDPIPNLGAPYVWVRGNHDSRETQRYLGHLKNVRVLDDGRAVTVAGLRFAGIGDPQFTPDRAGVPGGDAAEDLAGARLASALREQRAAGTPVDIAVAHEPVAARGTDGAVPLVLAGHLHHEEMEVMKYGTRLRVEGSTGGSGLRAVERQYPAPIEASVLYMDRDTHRLQAWDEIRLGGLGLTSAEVSRHLAEENQPGGTPSPQPSGTPSATSP, encoded by the coding sequence ATGGCCCGCGCCCCCGTTGCCGCACCCGACACCGTCCGCCGTACGGCCCACCGCGCCGGACGGGCGCTGCGCGCGCTCGCCCGCCGCCCGCGGCGCGGCCCCGGCCGCCGCAAGGCCCCGGCACTCGAACTCTCCGCCCGGCAGAACCCGTACGCCCGCGCCTTCGGGCTCGTGTGCGTGGTGCTGCTCGGCGCCTGGCTCGGACTGCTGGTCGTGGGCGACGTCCGCGTCCCGGTCGGCCCCATGAACACCACCATGACCCTGCGCCCCTCCCTCACCGGCGGCACGAAGATCAACATCTCCCCGCTCGGCGCGCTGGAGCTGAACAGCCACGAGGCCCCGCTGCGCCTGGACGTGGACGTGGACCGGCTCGACCCGGAGCGCTCGCAGGCCCTCGTGGAACACCCGGAACGCCTCGCAGGACTCCAGGACGAGGTCGTGCGGGACGTCGAGCACGGCACCCTCGACCTGGCCGTCCGCTCCTGCATAGCCGTGGTCGCCGGCGCCTCCGCCCTCGGCCTCGCGGTCTACCGCCGCCCGGGCCGCGCCCTCGCCGCCGGCGGCCTCGCCCTCAGCCTGCTGGCCGCCTCGGGAGCCACCGCCTTCGCCACCTGGAACCCCAAGTCGGTCCTGGAGCCGAAGTACTCGGGCCTTCTCGCCTCCGCCCCGTCCCTGGTCGGCGACGCCCGCAGCATCGTCAGCGAATTCGACGTCTACCAGAAGGAGCTGGCGCGCCTGGTGACGAACGTGACGAAGCTGTACGACGTCACGTCCACGCTCCCCGCGTACGAGCCCGACCCGACCACGATCCGGGTGCTGCACGTCTCCGACATCCATCTGAACCCGGCGAGCTGGAAGATCGTCGCCTCGCTCGTGAAGCAGTACGCCATCGACGTCATCGTCGATTCCGGCGACACGATGGACCACGGCTCGGCGGCCGAGAACAGCTTCCTCGACCCGATCCCCAACCTGGGAGCCCCGTACGTCTGGGTGCGCGGCAACCACGACTCGCGCGAGACCCAGCGCTATCTCGGACACCTGAAGAACGTGCGCGTCCTCGACGACGGCCGGGCGGTCACGGTCGCGGGCCTGCGGTTCGCGGGCATCGGCGACCCCCAGTTCACGCCCGACAGGGCGGGCGTGCCGGGCGGCGACGCGGCGGAGGACCTCGCGGGCGCCCGCCTGGCCTCGGCCCTGCGCGAGCAGCGCGCCGCAGGCACCCCGGTCGACATCGCGGTCGCCCACGAACCGGTCGCGGCCCGCGGGACGGACGGCGCGGTGCCCTTGGTGCTCGCCGGACATCTGCACCACGAGGAGATGGAGGTCATGAAGTACGGCACCCGGCTGCGGGTCGAGGGCTCGACGGGCGGAAGCGGGCTGCGGGCCGTCGAGCGCCAGTACCCCGCCCCGATCGAGGCCTCGGTCCTGTACATGGACCGGGACACCCACCGGCTCCAGGCCTGGGACGAGATCAGGCTGGGCGGCCTGGGCCTCACGTCGGCCGAGGTCAGCCGTCATCTGGCGGAGGAGAACCAGCCGGGCGGGACCCCCTCGCCGCAGCCCTCGGGGACCCCCTCCGCGACCTCCCCGTAA